From the genome of Cryptococcus neoformans var. neoformans B-3501A chromosome 1, whole genome shotgun sequence, one region includes:
- a CDS encoding 60S acidic ribosomal protein P1 (Match to ESTs gb|CF193394.1|CF193394, gb|CF193393.1|CF193393, gb|CF193065.1|CF193065; HMMPfam hit to Ribosomal_60s, 60s Acidic ribosomal protein, score: 129.3, E(): 8.5e-36) gives MPIQYVLLSNFSDNLLLFFSLASTRTNVFPPYFRLKQVYVSKMSSELAATYAALILADEGIEITGDKIVTLTQAAKVEVEPIWATLLAKALDGKDIKDLLTNVGGGGAPAAGAAPAAGAAAGGADEAAPAEEKKEEAKEESDDDMGFGLFD, from the exons ATGCCGATCCAGTATGTGCTGCTGTCCAACTTTTCCGACAACTtgctgctcttcttttctcttgcaTCCACAAGAACAAACGTATTCCCGCCATACTTCAGGCTTAAACAGGTTTACGTATCAAAAATG TCTTCTGAACTCGCTGCCACCTACGCCGCTCTTATCCTCGCCGACGAGGGTATCGAGATCACT GGCGACAAGATCGTCACTCTTACCCAGGCCGCCAAGGTCGAGGTTGAGCCCATCTGGGCTACCCTCCTCGCCAAGGCTCTCGACGGCAAGGACATCAAGGACCTCCTCACCAACGttggcggcggtggtgcCCCCGCTGCCGGTGCTGCCCCTGCTGCTGGTGCCGCTGCCGGTGGCGCTGATGAGGCTGCCCCtgctgaggagaagaaggaggaggctaAGGAGGAGTCTGACGACGACATG GGCTTCGGTCTCTTCGACTAA